The following are encoded in a window of Psilocybe cubensis strain MGC-MH-2018 chromosome 4, whole genome shotgun sequence genomic DNA:
- a CDS encoding Vacuolar protein sorting-associated protein 41-like protein (Vacuolar protein sorting-associated protein 41 homolog), translated as MSSTETSTGESPVKREATGTPYDEKADNHVPSRLSDSPTPMSDYDEQELRKEHEGKNGKDAESDESEEEEDDEAESEEEEDEDEDDEDEEDDEEPALKYERITGEIPDLLKKDSASALCVSNKLLAMGTHAGIIHILDITGKRIKSYKPHLASVVDISMDATADFVATASIDGQVVVRSLSTPERYSFDMKRPMRTVAMEPDFAKKGTRAFVCGGLSGSLVLREKGWLGHKETLLHSGEGPIWQVKWKGRLIAWANDNGVKIYDNVSQTRIAFIDRQADSPRADLFKCTLHWQDNSTLLIAWANFIKVARIRERPRTNTAQNIANAPPLIVEVTAVFQLDCMVSGIVPHPTPVPASMIIDGLPTSLKPDGSIQTHPQTLTSFLIVAYTPPETFDDTDEITDDRRRQARKAAERPEMRIISRAGEELATDALSVADYHLWGCNDYTVVEVASSDDPLIRDADRSYVVMSPRDLVHVMPRDKRDHVEWLVERRQYEEALSAVETIEAEEAVTGFKAPESQGKAHLTSQDIGQRFIEHLVQEGDFVKAARLCPKVCAQDAKRWEDWIFTFAHRKQLHAIIPYVPKENPRLDHVIYEMMLADFLKHDRKALLQTIKDWPRGLYDISAVIVAVRAELDRTASTSSTISSSGDSTILMECLAELYTANRQPGKALPFYLRLRKSNVFDLIRDNNLFTDVQDQVLLLVEFDHELIQKRKESLGKGEQPDVNVQSDAITLLVDNLHSIPISRVVQQLKQRPYYLFLYLDALVHKDAQLVTDFADLQVKMYAEFATSRLIDFLRASSSYNLEMAYKECQERDLVPEMVFLLGRMGNNKKALNLIIERLGDVHRAIDFAKEQSDDDLWEDLLKYSETRPAFIRGLLENVGVEISPIRLIRRIKNGLEIPGLKEALIKILQDFHLQISLLEGCQTILDGDSSDLSRKLQRNQSSGFFLSSTSKCTLCLRPLQDSPPSLMFLFLCRHVVHSTCVSGAEDLPLPTPDPYFSSTSDIDGGMSRGISGAIAFETMIRSRLRRGCPVCHKNGEGH; from the exons ATGTCCTCGACTGAGACGTCAACAGGCGAGTCGCCTGTAAAACGCGAGGCAACGGGCACCCCATACGACGAGAAAGCGGACAACCATGTACCTTCGAGGCTCTCGGACAGTCCAACGCCCATGTCTGACTACGATGAGCAAGAATTAAGAAAGGAACACGAAGGCAAGAATGGCAAGGACGCGGAGTCGGATGAGagtgaggaagaggaagatgatgaagcagagtccgaagaggaggaagacgaggatgaggatgatgaagacgaagaagatgacgaggAGCCCGCCTTGAAATACGAAAGGATAACGGGAGAGATACCTGACCTGCTTAAGAAGGACTCTGCTTCTGCGCTTTGCGTGTCCAACAAATTGCTG GCTATGGGCACTCATGCCGGTATCATTCACATTCTGGACATAACTGGAAAGCGGATAAAATCCTATAAGCCTCATCTGGCGTCTGTTGTAGATATCTCCATGGACGCGACGGCCGATTTCGTGGCTACAGCATCGATAGATG GACAGGTCGTAGTCCGCTCTCTTTCGACACCAGAGCGATATTCATTTGACATGAAGAGGCCTATGCGAACTGTGGCTATGGAACCTGATTTTGCGAAGAAAGGAACACGAGCATTTGTATGCGGTGGTTTATCTGGATCTCTGGTTTTGCGCGAAAAAGGCTGGCTAGGGCACAAGGAAACTTTGCTTCACTCGGGCGAAGGGCCGATCTGGCAGGTAAAATGGAAAGGGAGGCTTATAGCTTGGGCAAATGACAAT GGTGTCAAAATATACGACAACGTTTCTCAAACACGGATAGCCTTCATCGACCGACAGGCAGATAGCCCTCGTGCCGACCTATTTAAATGCACGCTTCATTGgcaagacaactccacccTCCTCATTGCATGGGCCAACTTCATCAAGGTTGCTCGAATACGAGAACGGCCACGGACCAACACAGCGCAAAATATTGCCAATGCACCACCTCTTATCGTCGAAGTCACGGCCGTGTTCCAACTTGACTGTATGGTATCAGGAATCGTcccccaccccacccctGTCCCCGCTTCCATGATCATCGACGGACTCCCAACTTCTCTAAAACCTGATGGTTCGATTCAAACGCACCCTCAAACCCTTACCTCCTTTCTCATTGTGGCATACACGCCACCAGAAACCTTTGACGACACGGACGAAATCACCGACGACCGACGACGGCAGGCCCGCAAGGCGGCTGAACGCCCTGAAATGCGGATCATTTCTCGTGCGGGTGAAGAACTCGCCACGGACGCGCTTAGCGTGGCGGATTACCACCTGTGGGGGTGTAACGACTACACGGTGGTGGAGGTAGCGAGTTCAGATGATCCCTTGATTCGTGATGCCGATCGGTCCTATGTGGTGATGAGCCCGCGAGATCTTGTACATGTTATGCCGCGAGATAAAAGGGACCATGTTGAGTGGTTGGTTGAGAGGCGACAGTATGAGGAGGCGTTGTCCGCCGTTGAAACGATTGAGGCGGAGGAAGCCGTCACGGGTTTTAAAGCCCCTGAAAGCCAGGGAAAGGCACATTTAACTTCACAGGATATTGGGCAGAGGTTTATTGAACATCTCGTACAGGAAG GCGACTTTGTCAAAGCCGCAAGACTGTGTCCCAAAGTTTGTGCCCAAGATGCCAAAAGATGGGAAGATTGGATATTTACTTTTGCGCATAGGAAACAACTCCAC GCAATTATCCCATACGTACCCAAAGAAAATCCGCGACTGGACCATGTCATTTATGAAATGATGCTCGCAGATTTCTTGAAACACGATCGgaag GCTCTTCTGCAAACAATCAAAGATTGGCCTAGAGGACTCTATGATATATCAGCGGTCATTGTCGCCGTTCGTGCTGAACTTGACAGAACGGCATCAACGTCGTCAACAATATCGTCAAGCGGAGATTCGACTATTCTCATGGAATGTCTCGCCGAATT GTACACCGCAAATCGTCAGCCCGGGAAGGCACTGCCATTTTACCTTCGCCTTCGCAAGTCCAACGTGTTCGATCTCATTCGCGACAACAATCTTTTTACGGACGTGCAAGATCAGGTGTTATTGTTAGTCGAGTTCGACCACGAGTTGATTCAAAAGCGTAAAGAAAGTTTGGGCAAGGGCGAACAGCCTGATGTCAACGTTCAGAGTGACGCCATCACTCTGCTCGTGGACAACTTACACTCCATCCCA ATTAGCAGAGTGGTTCAGCAGCTAAAGCAGAGACCTTACTACTTGTTCCTTTATCTGGATGCCCTTGTACACAAGGATGCACAGTTGGTCACAGATTTTGCGGATTTGCAG GTCAAAATGTATGCGGAGTTCGCGACATCTCGTCTTATTGATTTCCTGAGAGCCAGCAGTTCATACAATCTTGAGATG GCCTACAAAGAATGTCAAGAACGCGATCTAGTTCCCGAAATGGTTTTCTTGTTAGGACGAATGGGCAATAACAAGAAGGCTCTCAATCTGATCATTGAACGACTTGGCGATGTCCATCGAGCTATCGATTTTGCAAAAGAGCAAAGTGATGACGATCTATGGGAGGATTTGCTAAAATATTCCGAGACTCGACCAG CATTCATACGAGGTCTTCTAGAGAACGTTGGGGTTGAAATCAGTCCTATTAGACTGATTCGGCGGATTAAGAACGGACTGGAGATCCCTGGGTTGAAGGAAGCGTTGATCAAGATTTTGCAGGATTTCCATCTGCAGATATCACTTCTGGAGGGATGTCAGACAATCCTGGACGGTGATAGTTCAGACTTGTCGAGGAAGCTGCAGAGAAACCAGTCGAGCGGGTTCTTCCTATCTT CCACATCTAAATGTACACTCTGCCTGCGTCCTCTACAAGACTCCCCGCCATCGCTTATGTTCCTTTTCCTATGTCGACACGTTGTTCATTCCACTTGTGTCAGTGGCGCGGAAGATCTTCCACTTCCAACGCCAGATCCAtacttctcctcaacctccgATATAGATGGTGGAATGTCGCGGGGGATTAGTGGTGCCATCGCATT CGAAACGATGATAAGATCGCGGTTACGTCGTGGATGTCCGGTTTGTCATAAGAACGGCGAAGGACATTAG